One window from the genome of Paenibacillus azoreducens encodes:
- the dapA gene encoding 4-hydroxy-tetrahydrodipicolinate synthase: MLDRRDMNGVFVPVITPFLQSGELDLESYRSYLGGLIQHDIQGLVINGTTGEAPTVAWEEVLQLVQATKQLIGGKKQRMPVIIGTGTNDTVSTVRRTESAAEIGADAVLVVVPYYSKPSQEGIIKHFQKVAEVGVPVIAYEIPSRTGVRLTMETARRIMALNGVVGLKDSSDSLALLSELNRHGAGPVLCGDDINYYAMLKQGAAGGILASANVNTQTFIDVYRLVQSGDDLSAKHFFDQQIPLIRKLFQESNPAPLKWILARKGIIASDQLRLPMAPVSKELEDELEHLLPHLSVN; this comes from the coding sequence ATGTTGGATAGACGAGATATGAATGGTGTTTTTGTACCTGTGATTACGCCCTTTTTGCAAAGCGGGGAGCTGGATTTGGAATCCTATCGGAGTTATTTAGGTGGGCTGATTCAGCACGATATTCAAGGATTGGTTATCAATGGGACGACTGGAGAAGCGCCGACGGTGGCTTGGGAAGAAGTCCTGCAGCTTGTCCAGGCCACAAAACAGCTCATTGGGGGCAAGAAACAACGTATGCCGGTTATTATAGGCACCGGAACAAATGATACGGTATCAACGGTAAGGCGAACGGAAAGCGCCGCAGAAATTGGCGCCGATGCCGTGCTGGTGGTGGTTCCTTATTACAGCAAACCGTCGCAGGAGGGAATTATTAAGCATTTTCAAAAGGTTGCGGAAGTGGGAGTTCCGGTTATTGCTTATGAAATTCCATCCCGTACCGGCGTTCGGCTAACGATGGAAACAGCAAGAAGAATCATGGCCCTGAATGGAGTTGTCGGATTAAAAGACAGTTCAGACAGCCTTGCGCTGCTATCGGAACTGAACAGGCATGGAGCAGGACCGGTATTATGCGGCGATGATATCAACTATTATGCCATGCTGAAACAAGGGGCGGCCGGTGGAATATTGGCGTCCGCCAATGTCAACACTCAAACATTTATTGATGTTTACCGTCTGGTACAAAGCGGTGACGATCTCTCGGCAAAGCATTTCTTCGATCAACAGATTCCATTGATCCGTAAGCTGTTTCAGGAATCCAATCCCGCACCATTAAAATGGATTCTGGCAAGAAAGGGGATTATCGCCTCAGATCAGCTTCGCCTCCCCATGGCGCCGGTTTCCAAGGAACTTGAAGATGAACTGGAGCATTTGTTGCCTCATTTGAGTGTAAATTAA
- a CDS encoding LysR family transcriptional regulator, with translation MDLTYLHTFREVALRQSFTRAAEELGYAQSSVTTQIQKLEKAYGVQLFERFGKGMRLTSAGEELLQITVQILGLYQESVERLSRQEGGSLSIGTMDSLASYFLPPVLQQLRHQFPALTIRLHTDREDHIVQKVKEGDLDLGLLLENKSTDASLNWQAVKEEPLILIAGPDHPLSRLNKIELNHLAHAEWIMPEDSCNYRIMLEKVLKRNHIPYIIGLELGNPEAIKRCVMSGSGISLLPEMAAIDEIRRGKLTMLPFAHPDIRLHLQLVTHPKKWISKALRSFIELNHTHATMP, from the coding sequence ATGGATCTAACTTATCTGCACACCTTTCGGGAGGTTGCCCTTCGCCAGAGCTTCACCCGGGCGGCTGAGGAACTAGGATACGCGCAATCCAGCGTAACCACGCAGATTCAAAAACTGGAGAAGGCCTATGGCGTACAGTTGTTTGAACGTTTTGGAAAAGGGATGCGGCTTACTTCAGCGGGAGAAGAACTGCTTCAAATCACGGTTCAAATACTTGGCTTATACCAGGAATCCGTCGAAAGGCTGAGCAGGCAAGAAGGAGGCTCCCTCTCGATCGGAACCATGGACTCGCTTGCCTCTTACTTTCTGCCGCCTGTTTTGCAGCAGCTTCGGCACCAGTTTCCCGCTCTCACAATTCGGCTGCATACAGACCGGGAAGATCATATTGTGCAAAAGGTTAAAGAAGGCGATCTGGACCTCGGTCTGCTTCTGGAAAATAAATCCACCGATGCCTCTCTGAACTGGCAAGCAGTCAAGGAAGAACCGCTTATTCTGATTGCCGGACCGGATCATCCATTATCACGATTGAACAAAATCGAACTGAACCATCTCGCGCATGCGGAGTGGATTATGCCTGAGGATAGCTGTAATTATCGAATCATGTTGGAAAAGGTTCTAAAACGGAATCATATCCCTTATATCATTGGTCTTGAGCTCGGCAACCCGGAAGCGATCAAAAGATGCGTCATGTCCGGTTCAGGAATTTCCCTTCTGCCCGAAATGGCTGCCATTGACGAGATTCGCAGAGGGAAGCTGACGATGCTGCCGTTTGCCCATCCGGATATACGTTTACACCTACAGCTTGTGACACATCCGAAGAAATGGATATCTAAAGCGCTGAGGTCATTCATCGAATTGAATCATACACATGCCACGATGCCGTGA
- a CDS encoding RNA-guided endonuclease InsQ/TnpB family protein, producing MAQSLTIKIKLLPTKKETELLKSSSLRYIETVNFLVSEMVAEQKTTKKTSKDVAVSLNSAVKNQAIRDAKSVFKRAKKTKFQIVPVLKKPVIIWNNQNFTVTPTSICMPFVIDGRSKKLSMKALIEQRDLNLLAIATKIGTLRITCKGNKWIAQIALEVPTELTPSTKVMGVDLGIKVPAVCVTDEKEVKFVGNGRMNKYVRRYHNARRKELGKAKKQNAIEKSRDKEQRWMKDQDHKISREIIDFAMKHNVGVIRLEQLSGIRQQTRKSRKNNHSLSNWSFYRLAQYIKYKANVAGIKVEHVNPAYTSQRCPQCGHHNHALDRRYTCSNCGAREHRDLVGAWNIIFAPVIDGNSQSA from the coding sequence ATGGCGCAATCCTTGACAATCAAGATCAAGCTACTTCCGACAAAGAAAGAAACTGAGCTTTTGAAAAGTTCGTCTTTGCGCTATATTGAAACCGTGAATTTTCTCGTTTCTGAAATGGTTGCCGAACAAAAGACAACCAAGAAAACGTCTAAAGACGTTGCAGTTTCACTGAATAGTGCGGTGAAGAATCAAGCGATCCGTGATGCCAAGAGTGTGTTCAAAAGAGCAAAGAAAACAAAATTTCAAATCGTACCCGTCTTGAAAAAGCCAGTGATCATTTGGAATAACCAAAATTTCACGGTCACGCCAACAAGTATCTGTATGCCTTTTGTGATTGACGGACGCTCGAAGAAGTTAAGTATGAAAGCACTCATTGAACAACGAGACCTTAATCTGTTAGCCATCGCAACCAAAATCGGTACGCTGAGAATCACATGCAAAGGCAACAAATGGATAGCTCAAATTGCGCTGGAAGTTCCAACCGAACTCACCCCTTCAACGAAAGTCATGGGTGTAGACTTAGGTATCAAAGTTCCTGCTGTCTGTGTCACCGATGAGAAAGAAGTGAAGTTTGTTGGAAATGGACGCATGAACAAGTACGTTCGCCGATACCATAATGCTCGTCGCAAAGAGTTAGGTAAAGCCAAAAAGCAAAATGCGATTGAAAAGTCTCGTGATAAAGAGCAACGATGGATGAAAGACCAAGACCATAAAATCAGCCGTGAAATCATTGATTTCGCAATGAAACACAATGTCGGTGTGATCCGACTTGAACAGTTGTCGGGCATTCGGCAACAGACAAGAAAAAGTCGTAAAAACAATCATTCTCTAAGTAACTGGTCTTTCTATCGTTTAGCACAATACATCAAGTACAAAGCAAATGTAGCGGGTATTAAAGTGGAACATGTAAACCCAGCATACACGAGTCAACGATGCCCACAATGCGGACACCACAATCATGCGCTAGATCGTAGGTATACTTGTTCGAACTGCGGTGCTAGAGAACACCGCGATTTAGTCGGTGCATGGAATATTATTTTTGCACCTGTGATTGATGGTAACAGTCAATCAGCCTAG
- the tnpA gene encoding IS200/IS605 family transposase, with protein MMEEYRRTKTTVSLLNYHFVFCPRYRRKIFRNQAVDERFKELVRQICKEHDFKIVAMETDKDHCYLFLNVPPTYSPADIMAKVKGGTSRILRDEFDFLSALPSLWTRSYFVSTAGNVSSQTIKRYVENQRTR; from the coding sequence ATCATGGAAGAATATAGAAGAACCAAAACAACTGTAAGTCTACTCAACTATCATTTTGTGTTTTGTCCTAGATACCGTAGGAAGATATTCCGCAATCAAGCCGTTGACGAACGCTTTAAAGAGCTAGTCCGTCAAATCTGTAAGGAACACGACTTTAAGATTGTTGCAATGGAAACTGACAAAGACCACTGCTACTTATTCTTAAATGTCCCTCCAACCTACAGTCCTGCGGACATCATGGCGAAAGTGAAAGGAGGCACGTCAAGAATACTACGTGATGAATTCGACTTTCTAAGCGCTTTACCAAGTTTATGGACTCGTAGTTATTTCGTATCCACCGCTGGAAATGTATCTTCACAAACCATAAAACGATATGTTGAAAATCAGAGAACGAGGTGA
- a CDS encoding VOC family protein produces MGNYPFATKLGWVQDRFGVSWQLSF; encoded by the coding sequence TTGGGTAACTATCCTTTTGCTACTAAATTGGGATGGGTTCAAGACAGGTTCGGCGTCTCTTGGCAATTGAGCTTCTGA